The Sedimentisphaera salicampi genome includes a region encoding these proteins:
- a CDS encoding glycoside hydrolase family 130 protein — translation MRFKQNPLITPSDVKASRPDYEVVCVFNPAVTIYRDEIILLLRVAERPIQTNGYISVGVLDVNSSRGDYENIHISREAESLNDKDCRVINYKGQSYTTTISHLRIARSKDGVNFKIEDKPFISASGVHDRYGVEDARITQIDNDYYITFASISSEGVSTALAKTSDWKSYEYLGIIFAPMNKDVVIFPRKINGKYIAVHRPDAGEFARPSMWLASSPDLSHWGESSLLMKTRDNMWDSHRIGAGSVPVETEKGWLSIYHGCNEFSEYRLGLLLQAKNDPSKIIFRSSEPLMSAEEEYEQNGFFNHVVFTDGLAYFPEQDRIFLYYGAADLCVCGAEFSFSQLLSKTDGGYKNPDRNFSDRLSSKTSKISNI, via the coding sequence ATGAGATTCAAACAAAATCCGCTTATAACGCCCTCGGATGTAAAAGCCAGCCGTCCTGATTATGAAGTGGTTTGTGTTTTCAACCCGGCAGTAACAATATACAGGGATGAAATTATACTTTTGCTTAGAGTAGCTGAAAGACCTATACAAACTAATGGTTATATCTCTGTGGGTGTTTTGGATGTTAATTCCAGCAGAGGCGACTACGAAAACATTCACATATCGCGTGAAGCCGAGTCTTTAAATGACAAGGACTGTCGTGTGATCAATTATAAAGGCCAAAGCTACACCACCACAATCTCTCACCTGCGAATTGCAAGAAGCAAAGACGGGGTTAATTTCAAGATTGAAGATAAGCCTTTCATTAGCGCATCAGGGGTCCACGACCGCTATGGAGTGGAAGATGCGCGAATAACACAAATCGACAATGATTACTATATAACTTTTGCATCCATCTCTTCTGAAGGCGTTTCTACTGCTTTGGCTAAAACCAGCGATTGGAAAAGCTATGAGTACCTTGGGATTATATTCGCGCCTATGAACAAAGATGTAGTAATTTTCCCTCGAAAGATTAACGGCAAATATATTGCTGTTCACAGACCTGATGCCGGTGAGTTTGCAAGGCCATCAATGTGGCTTGCGAGCTCTCCTGACCTGAGTCATTGGGGCGAAAGCAGCCTTCTTATGAAAACACGTGATAATATGTGGGACAGCCACAGGATTGGTGCAGGGTCAGTTCCTGTGGAAACTGAAAAAGGCTGGCTGAGCATCTATCACGGATGTAACGAGTTCAGCGAATACCGCTTAGGCCTGCTTCTGCAAGCTAAGAATGATCCTTCAAAAATTATCTTCAGAAGCAGTGAACCGTTGATGAGTGCCGAAGAAGAATACGAACAAAATGGTTTTTTTAATCACGTTGTATTCACAGATGGATTAGCGTATTTTCCTGAGCAAGACAGAATCTTTTTGTATTACGGGGCCGCTGATTTGTGCGTTTGCGGTGCTGAATTCAGCTTTTCGCAGCTTTTATCTAAAACTGATGGGGGTTACAAAAACCCTGATCGCAATTTTTCAGACAGATTGAGCTCAAAAACAAGTAAAATCAGCAACATTTAA
- a CDS encoding sodium:solute symporter family protein, producing the protein MNLSLIDILIIALYLVIIIVGGFLLSRKASKNIQGYFLSGKTVPWYLLGLSCASSSFDIAGTMWFVYIIFVYGMKGAWLPWMWPTFITIFHMVFLAKWMRRSGVMTGAEWLKTRFGDDRGSQLSQLSIVIFAIIASIGFLSYAFVGIGKFAATFLPWELSPNAYAVILMLITATYVVAGGMFSVVLTDILQWFFLTISSVVIAVIAWIKVSPEKLKSMVPEGWGDLFFGLHLNLDWSEHIASVNESIASDGWSLFSVVIMMMVFKGILISLAGVAPNFDMQRILACKSPRESSLMNFLISIALAPRWLMIGGIAVLGIVYYSPDMNSGGAEMDFENILPYVMNNFLPAGLLGILLAGLISAFMSTFDSTVNAGAAYIVNDLYKKYFKPKASDKEYVLASYAASFLLVAAGIFFGLMAKDINQAMQWIVSGLYAGYAGPNILKWYWWRFNGIGYFWGMISGIAAALFMPKLYQIAAWIMPEVLSGEFSPLYGFPFIVLISITVSIAASLLTKPEDEEVLKRFYKSVRPWGFWKPVYEKVRQEDPAVEANRDFFRDMVNVFIGTVWQLMLITLPLYMVIQNWTGALISCIILAGTSVFLKFNWYDHLEKESEYFDSQIPTVKELIEKE; encoded by the coding sequence ATGAATCTTTCATTAATTGATATCCTGATTATAGCATTATATTTAGTTATTATTATTGTAGGCGGTTTCCTTCTTAGCCGAAAAGCCTCAAAAAACATTCAGGGCTACTTTCTAAGCGGGAAAACCGTGCCTTGGTATCTTCTCGGTTTATCCTGCGCATCTTCCAGTTTTGATATAGCTGGTACGATGTGGTTTGTTTATATAATATTTGTTTACGGGATGAAGGGAGCTTGGCTTCCATGGATGTGGCCCACGTTTATAACCATTTTCCATATGGTCTTTTTAGCCAAATGGATGCGCCGTTCAGGTGTAATGACAGGTGCGGAATGGCTCAAAACCAGATTCGGAGATGACCGTGGTTCTCAGCTTTCCCAGCTGAGTATTGTGATATTTGCTATAATAGCATCGATTGGATTTTTGAGCTATGCTTTTGTCGGTATTGGTAAATTCGCAGCAACATTCCTCCCTTGGGAGCTTTCTCCAAACGCATATGCAGTTATTCTTATGCTGATTACGGCAACTTATGTTGTAGCAGGTGGAATGTTCAGCGTAGTTCTCACTGATATTCTGCAATGGTTCTTTTTGACAATCTCTTCTGTTGTTATTGCTGTAATTGCATGGATAAAGGTCTCGCCTGAGAAGCTGAAATCTATGGTGCCCGAGGGTTGGGGAGATTTATTCTTCGGCTTGCATCTTAATCTGGACTGGTCTGAACATATAGCTTCTGTGAATGAATCAATAGCCTCCGACGGCTGGTCTCTATTTTCAGTGGTTATTATGATGATGGTTTTCAAAGGGATACTTATAAGCCTTGCCGGAGTAGCTCCGAATTTTGATATGCAGAGGATTTTGGCGTGTAAAAGCCCGCGTGAATCATCGCTTATGAATTTTTTGATATCTATCGCATTAGCCCCCAGATGGCTGATGATTGGCGGAATAGCTGTGCTTGGAATAGTTTACTACAGCCCCGATATGAATTCGGGCGGAGCTGAGATGGACTTTGAAAACATACTGCCATATGTAATGAACAATTTCCTTCCCGCAGGCTTGCTTGGGATTCTGCTTGCCGGCTTGATTTCTGCCTTTATGTCAACTTTTGACTCAACAGTAAACGCTGGAGCTGCTTATATAGTGAACGACCTTTACAAGAAGTATTTCAAACCTAAGGCTTCGGATAAAGAATACGTCTTAGCGAGCTATGCAGCCTCTTTTCTTCTGGTGGCGGCAGGTATTTTCTTTGGGCTTATGGCCAAAGACATAAATCAGGCGATGCAGTGGATTGTTTCCGGACTTTATGCCGGATATGCAGGGCCGAATATTCTGAAATGGTACTGGTGGAGATTTAATGGCATTGGTTATTTCTGGGGGATGATTTCAGGGATAGCCGCTGCATTATTTATGCCAAAATTATATCAGATTGCAGCTTGGATTATGCCGGAAGTTCTCTCTGGTGAGTTCTCGCCGCTTTATGGTTTTCCGTTTATAGTTCTGATTTCAATAACAGTGAGCATTGCTGCGAGTTTGCTAACAAAACCCGAAGATGAAGAGGTACTGAAAAGGTTTTACAAAAGCGTAAGGCCTTGGGGTTTCTGGAAACCTGTTTACGAGAAGGTAAGACAAGAAGACCCTGCTGTTGAGGCAAACAGGGATTTTTTCAGGGATATGGTTAATGTTTTTATCGGAACTGTATGGCAGCTGATGCTTATCACACTACCGCTTTATATGGTTATCCAAAATTGGACAGGAGCTCTGATTTCATGCATTATACTCGCAGGTACTTCTGTATTCTTGAAATTTAACTGGTACGACCATTTGGAAAAAGAATCTGAATATTTTGACTCTCAAATACCAACTGTTAAAGAGCTGATTGAGAAGGAATAA
- a CDS encoding GxGYxYP domain-containing protein yields the protein MKQKIDRIRFPHNKLLLPILIVLSVWNYVSAEAASSEKNSYVLDIKGYTKQKIVAAETVQGIINRKQAKLFLNTGNDNRWVSYSKHLSKSLRWETVNHAWINHFKKSGFCFTQLNGFEDLIKSASDRLKGVVIYDIEANAGIPLAVTIAGLKDAAAVTRELYNSSDALKKLPIAFDLSRLPDDKYKRYDWAIENILPQCSENAAFSYRKGAGVYSLDIAAAERMFVYNLLHLSEDVLPNDKEKEQCLKEYGTLNHKDRKYVDIILAHLQPLSPVWGWGKPSEATFRNVLTQNDCFVMCAEVPNISFLKKLPPAKKPFKQNHIRPEQVKLEDKYYIAFMVSEGDTIKSMGSMMNVHGGNWLSPWRDKIKINWGISPWLCENYPGLMDYYYSTKTEHDYFFDAPSGYAYLSPHHLRKSLLLDFAEKTRESNKTADTRIADIWYFYPLKPEKFRYKWLSLMDLEGLTQWDDKQYVSFVENCPPIVHSNHYYDYRDMDAEKYAEMLQEEMKQTAPPWFTVVYGGNPRYFYQVSKSLPEDRYKIVSLDEFFIATAKAEANIKDKTVERTTDAN from the coding sequence ATGAAGCAGAAGATAGATCGCATACGTTTCCCCCACAACAAACTGCTTTTGCCAATTCTTATTGTGCTCTCAGTATGGAATTATGTTTCGGCCGAAGCGGCATCATCAGAAAAGAACTCTTATGTTTTGGACATTAAAGGCTATACAAAGCAGAAGATTGTTGCCGCTGAAACAGTTCAGGGGATAATTAACCGAAAGCAAGCAAAGCTTTTTCTCAATACAGGAAATGATAACAGATGGGTAAGCTACAGCAAACACCTTTCAAAATCTTTAAGGTGGGAAACGGTAAACCATGCATGGATAAATCATTTCAAAAAGAGTGGCTTTTGTTTCACGCAGCTTAATGGTTTCGAAGACCTTATTAAGTCTGCATCTGACAGACTCAAAGGTGTTGTAATTTATGATATTGAAGCAAATGCGGGAATTCCTCTGGCAGTAACGATTGCAGGACTCAAAGATGCTGCGGCTGTTACAAGAGAGTTGTATAACTCTTCAGATGCTTTGAAAAAATTGCCGATTGCATTCGATCTTTCCCGCCTTCCAGATGACAAGTATAAGAGATATGATTGGGCAATAGAAAACATACTTCCGCAATGTTCTGAAAATGCGGCTTTTTCCTATAGAAAGGGAGCAGGTGTATATTCTTTGGATATAGCAGCAGCAGAGCGGATGTTCGTTTACAATCTTTTGCACCTCTCAGAAGACGTTTTACCAAACGACAAAGAAAAAGAGCAGTGCCTTAAGGAATACGGCACGTTAAACCATAAGGATCGCAAGTATGTTGATATAATCTTGGCTCATCTTCAGCCGCTCAGCCCTGTTTGGGGTTGGGGCAAGCCAAGTGAGGCGACATTCAGGAATGTACTTACTCAAAACGATTGCTTTGTAATGTGTGCAGAAGTGCCGAACATTTCTTTCCTAAAGAAATTGCCACCCGCAAAAAAACCATTTAAACAGAATCATATAAGACCTGAACAAGTTAAGCTTGAAGATAAGTATTATATCGCCTTTATGGTTAGTGAGGGTGATACGATTAAGTCTATGGGATCTATGATGAATGTGCACGGGGGCAACTGGCTATCCCCATGGAGAGACAAAATCAAAATAAATTGGGGAATTTCCCCCTGGCTCTGTGAAAACTATCCAGGCCTTATGGATTATTATTATAGCACCAAAACTGAACACGATTATTTTTTTGATGCGCCTTCGGGTTATGCTTATTTATCTCCGCATCATTTGAGGAAATCTCTATTGCTTGATTTTGCTGAAAAAACCAGAGAGTCAAACAAAACAGCGGATACTCGGATAGCTGATATCTGGTATTTTTATCCGTTGAAGCCTGAAAAATTTCGTTACAAATGGCTTTCTTTAATGGATCTTGAAGGTCTGACTCAATGGGATGATAAGCAGTATGTTTCGTTCGTGGAAAACTGCCCGCCCATAGTACACAGCAACCATTACTACGATTATCGTGATATGGATGCAGAAAAATATGCAGAAATGCTGCAAGAGGAAATGAAACAAACAGCCCCGCCGTGGTTCACAGTAGTCTACGGCGGGAATCCAAGATATTTTTATCAGGTTAGTAAATCTCTGCCTGAAGACAGATATAAGATTGTTAGTTTGGATGAATTTTTTATAGCAACAGCAAAGGCTGAGGCTAACATCAAAGACAAAACAGTCGAAAGAACTACTGACGCAAATTAA
- a CDS encoding arylsulfatase yields MNTNTRRCFLKNAGLILTSWFLGGCSVQGESFRSNENTDQPNVVLIMTDDQGWGDVHSHGNNKIDTPQMDGLAEEGARFDRFFVSPVSAPTRASLLTGRYHLRTGAHGVTGGRENVRSEEVTLAELFKSNGYKTGCFGKWHNGAHFPNHPNGQGFDEFVGFCAGHWNRYFNTKLEHNGIFFKTEGYITDVLTDFSLSFINKNKQSPFFCYIPYNIPHAPWQVPKKYFTKYKRRDLDDKTACAYGMCENFDDNLGRILNALSKNGLSENTIVLFLSDNGPNSYRYNGNMKGKKGSVHEGGVRVPLFIRWPKKIQSGTIVYENASHIDLLPTLSEMCGLSTEKCFKLDGRSLVPLLRSRNCSWQDRIIFTFPRGPEWSFQGAARTRRWRAVKKKDKWLLFDIHSDPHEDIDVSKHYPEVLKKLSSEYTKLYKEMAEEGFKPLPISVGYPSWDEVELPAHEATLEGEGIAYKGKNGWAHDWIADWTSVNSFAVWDIDVVESGSFKAEVKYICSRDNTGCKIKISAGNCAVQTEINEAFDPEPFPHRDLLPRKEVYDMPWKQVTVGTLNLSKGRQKLKVLPLAIKGREFIELKALLLKRID; encoded by the coding sequence ATGAACACAAATACAAGACGCTGTTTTTTGAAAAATGCAGGCCTAATACTAACTTCCTGGTTTTTGGGGGGATGTTCTGTTCAGGGCGAAAGCTTTCGTTCAAATGAGAATACAGACCAGCCTAATGTGGTTTTAATAATGACAGACGATCAGGGGTGGGGCGATGTGCATTCTCATGGCAACAATAAGATCGATACGCCTCAAATGGACGGTCTGGCTGAAGAGGGAGCAAGGTTTGACAGATTCTTCGTAAGCCCTGTATCCGCACCAACGAGGGCAAGCCTCCTTACTGGCAGATACCATCTGCGTACAGGAGCCCACGGCGTTACTGGCGGGCGGGAAAACGTCAGAAGCGAAGAAGTAACTCTTGCAGAACTATTTAAATCCAATGGCTACAAGACAGGATGTTTCGGCAAATGGCACAACGGCGCGCATTTCCCTAACCATCCAAATGGGCAGGGTTTTGATGAGTTTGTGGGTTTCTGCGCAGGACACTGGAACCGCTATTTTAATACAAAGCTGGAACATAATGGCATTTTTTTCAAAACAGAAGGCTACATTACGGATGTGCTCACTGATTTTTCTTTGAGTTTTATAAATAAAAATAAACAAAGTCCCTTCTTTTGTTACATACCCTACAACATTCCGCACGCCCCTTGGCAGGTACCAAAAAAGTATTTCACTAAATACAAAAGACGAGACCTTGATGATAAAACCGCATGCGCTTACGGAATGTGCGAAAATTTCGATGATAATCTCGGAAGAATTCTCAACGCTCTCAGTAAAAACGGTCTTTCTGAAAATACAATCGTACTGTTTTTAAGCGACAACGGTCCTAACAGTTATCGCTACAACGGTAATATGAAAGGCAAAAAAGGAAGCGTTCATGAAGGCGGGGTAAGAGTACCTCTGTTTATTCGCTGGCCGAAGAAAATACAAAGCGGCACAATTGTTTATGAAAATGCTTCTCACATAGACCTGCTACCTACTCTTTCAGAAATGTGCGGGCTAAGCACTGAAAAGTGCTTCAAGCTCGACGGCAGAAGCCTTGTGCCTCTTCTTCGGAGCAGAAACTGCTCATGGCAGGACAGAATAATTTTCACTTTTCCAAGAGGACCGGAATGGAGCTTTCAGGGAGCTGCCCGAACAAGGCGATGGCGGGCAGTGAAGAAAAAAGATAAATGGCTGCTTTTTGATATTCATTCAGACCCGCATGAGGATATAGATGTTTCAAAGCATTATCCCGAAGTTTTGAAAAAATTAAGCTCGGAATACACCAAACTTTATAAGGAAATGGCAGAAGAAGGCTTCAAGCCGCTTCCGATAAGTGTTGGATATCCGTCGTGGGATGAGGTAGAACTACCAGCACATGAAGCAACACTTGAAGGTGAAGGCATTGCTTATAAAGGCAAAAATGGATGGGCACACGACTGGATTGCAGACTGGACGAGCGTAAATTCCTTCGCTGTCTGGGATATTGATGTAGTTGAGTCCGGCTCTTTCAAGGCAGAAGTTAAATATATATGCTCCAGAGATAATACAGGCTGCAAAATAAAAATATCAGCCGGTAACTGTGCAGTGCAAACTGAGATTAATGAAGCGTTTGACCCAGAGCCTTTCCCTCATCGGGATCTGTTGCCCCGGAAAGAAGTGTACGATATGCCATGGAAACAAGTTACAGTGGGAACGCTCAATCTCAGCAAAGGAAGGCAGAAATTAAAAGTTTTGCCTTTAGCAATAAAAGGCAGGGAGTTCATTGAGCTAAAAGCGCTTTTGCTTAAAAGGATTGATTAA
- a CDS encoding uroporphyrinogen decarboxylase family protein, with protein MPIYEHAVSPLIMEKVLDADFAEMINGDSADIDEFFKNYCSFFKKMTYDTVSFEICITEILPNGGALMGGKGPIQTREDFEQYPWESLFDLYWDFADKKFCSLSRNIPEGMKAVGGIGNGVFEISQDLVGMEYLAYMQVDNPQLFNDLFVKIGDMMHKIWIRFLERHSDSYAVCRFGDDLGFRSGTLVSPQVINNNIIPQYEMIIDLIKSYEKPFLLHSCGNIFEVMDDLISLKINAKHSNEDSIAPFEKWIDLYGDKIGLFGGIDIDLLCTKSAAAIKQTVKEKGKEFRSKANGYALGSGNSIPSYVPLEGYLAMIEGANEIR; from the coding sequence ATGCCTATTTACGAACATGCTGTGAGCCCTTTGATTATGGAAAAGGTTTTAGATGCTGACTTCGCAGAAATGATAAATGGTGATTCAGCAGATATTGATGAATTCTTCAAGAATTACTGCAGCTTCTTCAAGAAGATGACTTACGACACAGTATCCTTTGAAATATGTATAACAGAAATCCTGCCAAATGGAGGAGCTTTGATGGGCGGTAAAGGCCCTATTCAGACAAGAGAAGATTTCGAGCAGTACCCTTGGGAAAGCCTTTTTGATTTGTACTGGGATTTTGCTGACAAAAAGTTCTGCTCTCTATCCAGAAACATCCCTGAAGGAATGAAAGCCGTTGGTGGAATTGGCAATGGTGTTTTTGAGATTAGTCAGGATTTGGTTGGGATGGAATATCTTGCTTATATGCAGGTAGATAATCCGCAGCTATTCAACGATTTATTTGTTAAAATCGGGGATATGATGCATAAAATCTGGATAAGATTTCTTGAAAGACACTCTGATTCTTATGCTGTATGCCGGTTTGGTGATGACTTGGGATTTAGAAGCGGAACTTTAGTTTCTCCGCAGGTGATTAATAATAATATAATACCTCAATACGAAATGATTATAGATTTGATAAAATCGTACGAAAAACCGTTTCTATTACACTCCTGCGGAAATATTTTTGAAGTAATGGATGATTTGATATCTCTGAAAATAAATGCAAAGCATTCTAACGAAGATTCTATCGCACCTTTTGAAAAATGGATTGATTTGTACGGAGATAAAATTGGGCTTTTTGGCGGGATAGATATCGACCTGCTATGCACGAAATCCGCTGCTGCAATAAAGCAGACCGTGAAGGAAAAGGGCAAAGAATTTCGATCAAAGGCGAATGGTTATGCCCTCGGCAGTGGAAATTCTATACCAAGTTATGTTCCTCTTGAAGGATATTTGGCTATGATAGAAGGTGCCAACGAAATCCGTTGA
- a CDS encoding sulfatase → MVQSIDRRTFLKSLSAGLAAGAGGGSLWPDETLQKTERPNVVLIYIDDMDFTEIGAYGGKVLTPNMDSLASDGCLFERAYVVSAVCSPSRYGLLTGNYSSRSNFYKQRYSSKGEPQCIGNWPGPLLQSSEKTFAHVMKNAGYTTGFVGKWHLSNPNDFIEALDSDADLNEPDVREKVDYNYKIMQKTVAKLGGFDYVESLYWHNKFHLGVPKPLQVHNMDWITKGSLDFINENKHRPFFLNINTTLPHQGIFQKWHDPKDESWKEWLLEDRRKTPKGMLENAPDVQPSGEDVIKRVEKAGLHSSTSIMTWIDDSIGAVLKKLDDAGISENTLVMLMSDHQTRGKFTPYEKGIRVPFMVKWPKVVRPSSKYGRLVGNIDISATVLEACGIDKSLEAANDGKSFLPCLLGNSKTVRNSLLVEMGYSKAIVTERWKYIAIRYPQDVKKQIEMKGRKSFDLTGRNKIKYNPKLKYSEQWKGHRAVYVKFPNYYDFDQLYDLKNDPEERVNLAAKAEYKDQLDEMKDILKKYMEKIPQKFGEFNS, encoded by the coding sequence ATGGTTCAGTCAATTGATCGACGCACTTTTCTTAAGTCTTTATCTGCCGGCTTAGCTGCAGGGGCAGGCGGCGGCTCTCTCTGGCCTGATGAAACTTTGCAGAAAACCGAACGCCCAAATGTTGTTCTAATTTACATAGATGACATGGATTTTACAGAAATAGGTGCCTACGGGGGCAAAGTTCTTACCCCTAACATGGACAGCCTCGCCTCTGACGGATGTCTTTTTGAAAGGGCTTATGTGGTATCTGCAGTATGTTCGCCCAGCAGATACGGTCTTTTAACGGGCAATTATTCAAGCAGAAGCAATTTTTATAAACAAAGATATAGCTCCAAAGGCGAGCCTCAATGTATTGGAAACTGGCCTGGACCTCTTCTGCAAAGCTCTGAAAAAACTTTCGCTCATGTTATGAAAAATGCCGGCTATACCACAGGCTTTGTCGGCAAATGGCATCTTTCCAATCCTAATGATTTCATTGAAGCTTTAGACAGCGATGCAGATCTCAACGAGCCCGATGTAAGAGAAAAGGTTGATTACAACTACAAAATAATGCAGAAGACAGTGGCCAAGCTGGGCGGTTTTGATTATGTAGAAAGCTTGTATTGGCACAATAAATTCCATCTCGGAGTTCCAAAACCGCTTCAGGTTCATAATATGGACTGGATAACAAAAGGCTCTTTAGACTTTATAAATGAAAATAAACACAGACCCTTCTTTTTGAACATAAACACCACCCTGCCCCATCAGGGAATTTTCCAAAAATGGCATGACCCGAAGGATGAAAGCTGGAAAGAATGGCTTCTTGAAGACAGACGGAAAACGCCTAAAGGTATGCTTGAAAACGCCCCTGATGTTCAGCCTTCCGGAGAAGATGTGATAAAGCGTGTTGAGAAAGCCGGTCTTCATAGTTCAACCTCAATTATGACCTGGATCGACGACAGCATAGGAGCCGTGCTAAAAAAACTGGATGATGCGGGCATATCAGAAAACACTTTAGTAATGCTCATGAGCGATCATCAAACCCGTGGTAAATTTACCCCATACGAGAAAGGCATCCGAGTTCCTTTTATGGTTAAATGGCCTAAAGTGGTTAGGCCGAGTTCAAAATACGGCAGGCTGGTGGGCAATATTGACATTTCAGCAACTGTCCTAGAGGCTTGCGGGATTGATAAATCTCTAGAAGCAGCAAACGACGGCAAAAGCTTTTTACCCTGCCTTTTGGGCAATAGTAAGACTGTAAGGAACTCTCTACTGGTTGAGATGGGCTATTCTAAAGCGATAGTAACAGAGAGGTGGAAATATATAGCGATCAGATACCCTCAGGATGTCAAAAAGCAGATTGAAATGAAGGGGCGAAAGTCTTTCGACCTTACGGGCAGAAACAAAATCAAATACAATCCAAAACTCAAATACTCAGAGCAATGGAAGGGGCATCGGGCAGTCTATGTTAAATTCCCGAATTACTACGATTTCGACCAGCTTTACGACCTTAAAAATGACCCGGAAGAAAGGGTCAATTTGGCTGCCAAAGCTGAATATAAAGACCAGCTGGATGAAATGAAAGATATACTAAAAAAATACATGGAAAAGATCCCTCAAAAATTTGGTGAGTTTAACAGTTGA
- a CDS encoding type II secretion system protein, whose product MNKNKLTNEKGFTLIELLVVISVIALLISIIMPALSEARKMAQKTTCGSNLRQWGIALSSYSNDFDYKIPTTYQTSYKRRHPAITAGSLNGPGTTPVPGGHVGEFTIPVMNPYLPFNKEDGEYNNVWKCPAQKSVTKLWDTSWNGDGWLHMCYSYFAGISKWDQRMMTVSEPSDITDMRLSGKKIIMADALYRWQAEGTWWVNHGESGSYVHNPKYGIKVLRGPPEIQGQNRLYGDGRVEWNKGSQYDPKAMEEISPDTSHVIVGGRVGSAVFY is encoded by the coding sequence ATGAATAAAAACAAATTAACTAATGAAAAGGGTTTTACTCTTATTGAGCTTTTAGTTGTAATATCGGTGATAGCCCTTTTGATTTCTATAATTATGCCAGCACTGAGCGAAGCGAGAAAGATGGCGCAAAAAACCACTTGCGGTTCTAATCTGAGGCAGTGGGGAATTGCCCTGAGCTCTTATTCAAACGACTTTGATTACAAAATTCCTACAACTTACCAGACATCCTACAAGAGAAGGCATCCTGCTATAACTGCTGGTTCTTTAAATGGTCCAGGTACAACTCCCGTTCCCGGCGGACATGTAGGCGAATTCACTATACCTGTTATGAACCCGTATCTGCCTTTCAATAAAGAAGACGGGGAATACAATAATGTATGGAAATGCCCTGCCCAAAAAAGCGTAACAAAGCTTTGGGACACGTCGTGGAACGGGGACGGCTGGCTTCATATGTGCTACAGCTACTTCGCTGGAATCAGCAAGTGGGATCAGCGGATGATGACGGTTTCTGAACCCTCAGACATAACCGATATGAGGCTTTCAGGGAAGAAAATAATCATGGCCGATGCCCTCTACAGATGGCAGGCCGAAGGAACTTGGTGGGTTAACCACGGAGAATCAGGTTCTTATGTACACAACCCCAAATATGGAATAAAGGTTCTTAGAGGTCCGCCCGAAATTCAAGGACAGAATCGGCTCTACGGAGACGGCCGTGTTGAATGGAATAAAGGCAGTCAATATGACCCAAAGGCAATGGAAGAGATTTCTCCTGACACTTCTCATGTAATTGTAGGTGGAAGAGTGGGCAGCGCAGTCTTTTATTAA